Genomic window (Kiloniellales bacterium):
CGGCCACCGCCGCGCGCCAGAGCCCGCCTCGCTCGTAGAGACGATAGTTGCCGGTAAAGCCGACGACGCGCGTTTCGGGTTTAAGCTCCCGCTCGAACTCCAGGACCTGGCCGGGCGTGAGCAGGACTTCCTCCTTGTCCTGGAGGTCCGTGCCGAGCCGGGCGACGTCGCCCTCGATCAAATCGTCGAAGGACGCGCCCTTGAAGGCGGTATCGGACTTCAACTCGTACATCCGCACGACCAAGGGCTTGGGACGGCCGTCGGGATCCGGGTTCAAGTCCTCGGCACCGATAAGGGTGACCTCGATCCGTGTCGGGCTCGAACCGCAGCCGGCCAGGGCCAAGGCCAATGCCGCCGCCAAGGCGGCGCAGCTGCTTCGTCCGATCCAACGGGTGGCGCCCCCCCACATGAGCCTAAGCCTTCCTGCGTTCGCTGCTGCCGATGCGGGGTGGGGCCGCCCTGCCGGACTTGCCGGTCATCTGGCGGACCTGCTCCTCATAGGCCTTGCCGAATTCGCGGCCGAAGAGGTTGTCGAAGTCCTCTTCCGCCTCCCGGGCGATTTCGGCGTAGAGCTGAGTGAACTGCTCCCAGTATCGGGACTTGGCGCCGGGCATCAGCTTGCCGATCGGGCTGGTCGCATCGATCCGTTCCTCGAGCGCCTCGGGATCGAACCGCTTCAAGAGGGTTGCGATCGCACGCTCCATGCCCACGACCATCGCGATCTGGTGGGCCTTCAGGTCCTCGAAAGCCTCATCTATCGCCTGCTGCGCCGTCAGGCAGCCCGGCTGCTCCTTCTCCAGCAGCTCGATCATCGCCTTTTCGTCATTCAAGGACCATTTGAGCGGGTTGTTGCCGCTCTGCTGAATGATCGTCTGCGACATCCGGAGCTCGCCCTTGATGACGCGCCGGGCCTCCAGCAGCTTCCGAAGTCCGGCCACCACGTCGCGATAGATCTTGCCGAGGCGCTCCATGGTTTCGGCGACGTCGGCATCGCCCAGATCGGCCTGACTCAGTCCGGCGCCGGCAAGGAAAGCCTGCAAGGCGGCGAGATCGTCGGGTTGCGGCGGCGGCGTCACGGCCCGGCTCGGGCGCACGCCCTCGGGCCCGGCGGCGGGGCCGCCGGGACGCGCGGGCGATGTCGGGCCTGCGTCACCCTGGGGCGGCGCGCTCGTGGCGGGCGCGGCAGCGGCCAGCGGGGTCACGGGGGCGTCGGCAAAGGGATCCGCGCCGGCGGTGCCCGCCAATGGTTCCAAGTCGGCAAGCTTGGGTGCCGCTGGCGCAGAAGGCGCCAAGTTCTCGTCCCAGTCCTCCGGGATCTGTTCGTCCGGCACGGCTTGAAAGGGGTCGAGCGAATCCTGCTCACAGCCGATCTGGTTGATGTCGGAGAAGTCTTTCGCGGCCTGAGTCAGATCGTCGCCGCTTTCTGCGGCCGGCTCGTCGATCAGCCAGTCCTCGGCTTCCAAGGCTCCCTCCTCGGACAGAACGGCGAAGGGGTCGTCGTCGGAATCCGGGATGTCGGTCAGACCACCGGTCGGGCCGGCGGTGGTTCTCGCCTCGCTGCCGCCGACCACCTGGATCGAGAGCCGATAGTGGCCGACCGAGACCTCGTCGCCATCCGTGAGAATCACCGAATTGCCCCGGCCGACCTTGTCCGTGGCGGCATTCAGGAACACTCCGTTGGTGCTGGTGTCGGTCAGCCGGTAGCGGTCGCCCTGCTGCTCGATCCTGCAGTGGTGCCGGGATATCGCGCCGGTCGGGTCGGGCAGAACGACGTCATTGTCGCTGCTGCGCCCGACGTCGAGGGCGCCCTCTTCGAGGGTGACCCTTTCGCCCCGAACGGCGGCTGCACCGCCCTTGGTCTTCACCTCGACTATCAGCAAGTCGCTATCCTCGACCGCCCGGCAACTCGTCCAGGCTCTTGACCAACAAACTATAGCGTAACTGGTAACCTCTTGCATCCAAATGCTCAATCAGGCGAAATCCGGGCCCGGCCTGTGATGGACAAGTCTAGGCTGTGAAGCTGCCGCCGTTCTTCATCGAGGGACTAGGGCCGTCGGATCGCCATCGCCCCTGCCAAGCCGATGTCGTGGCCGGCCCCTTGGCGCGAATTCGGCCCTTGGGGCGAGGGGTCGTTCACGCCCCATTTCTGCCCCAAAAAAGACGCAACTATGAACCCTTGGTTATACGCCCTCGCAAAAGCCCGGCTCCTTGCGGGTTTCCAGGGCAACAGGGGGCCTGACGGCTTGCCGGGCCCGACGTCCCGGTTCCAAGGCACAGCCGGCCCCGACCTTGCGCCGAACCGGCCTCGACCGTCCTGCTAGCCTTTGGAAACTGTTATGATAAAATCAACCCAACTGGTCTCGCAGAACCAGCTTGGCTCTGCACCTGGGGTGGATCAGGCAACTGACGTTTGGCAAGGTCGCCGACATAGGGTCACGTAGGCCTAAGACGTCGGGCGAGGGCGAGAGTCGAGAGCGATATGCGTCTTAGGTTAGCTGTCTTACTTGTTTCCGGCATTGTGGTTCTGAGCGCTTGCGACACGCTGTTGCAGCAGGGAACACCAGAAGAAGAGGTGGCTCAGCCCGCGCTGGAGCCGGCGCCGGCCGTGCCCCTTTTCACGCCCGAGCCCGGCCTCACGCCGCGCGAAAGGATGAAGAAAGCGCTCGGATTGCTCCAGGTGGGGGCCTCCGAGCACGCCAGGGTCGAGCTGAACGCTTATCTGGCCGAGGTGCCAGACAGCCGAAGGGCGCAGGACCTGCTCTCGCAGATCGACGCCGATCCCGTTGAGGTTCTGGGGAGCGAGCATTTCCTTTACTCGATACGGCGCGGTGACTCGATCTCCTCGATCTCCAAGAAGATGCTGGGAGATCCTCTGAAATTCCATATCCTGGCCCGCTACAACGATCTTGCGAACCCGAGCGAGATCACGGTGGGACAGGTCATCAAGGTGCCCGGGAAGCGACAGGTCGATCGGCCGACCGCCCAGCCCAAGACCGTGCCACTGGCGGCTAGGAAGCCGAGCCAGCCGGCCACGGCGGCCGCCGTGACGCCGCAGGCGCCCGAGCCCGAGCGTGCGACGCCCTCGCCGAGCAGCGACCAAGCCGGTACGGAGGCCGCCGCGGCCGAGGCGGCCTCGAAGGCTGCGGCCGCAGAGGCGGCCAGGAAGGCTGCGGCCGAGGAAGCGGCGGCCAGAGCGGCAGCGGCCGAGGCGGCAAAGAAGGCCGCCGCCGAAGAAGAGGCCAAGAAGGCCGCTGCGGCCGAGGCGGCCAAGAAGGCTGCCGAGGCGGAGGCGGCCGAACGGGCCGCCGCCGCGGAAGCGGAGAAGCAGGCGGCGGCTGCCGAGGCGGCCGCAGAGGAGGCCGCCGAGGCTGCGGCGACGGAAATCAGGGAGCAGACCATCAAGTTGGCGATCCTGAAGGCCGACAGCTACGCGGACAGCGAGGATTTCAGCGGCGCGATCAACCACCTGGAGGAGGGTCTGCTCGAATATCCGGATTCGGCAGAGTTGAAGGAAAAGGCGGTTGTCGCCTACGTCAGTTTCGCCGATCAGCTCGATCAGCAGGGGCAGTTGAACGAAGCAGAGTCGGCGCTGCGCCGGGCGACGGAGCTGGCGCCGGGCGATGCCGGGGCCAGCAATCGGCTGGCCCGTCTCGAGCGGCGCCGGCAGGTCGACAGCCTGATGGCGGAGGCCGCGCGGTTCCGGAACCAGAACCTGCCGATCGAAGCCTTCCAGGCCTACGGCCGGATCGTCGAGCTGGAGCCGGAGAACGAGGCCGCGCAGCAGGAACTTGCCAGCCTGAAGCCCATCGTGGCCGAGGCCTACCATCGCCAGGCGCTGATCGCCTTCCGCCAGGAGGATCTCGCCAAGGCGGTCGAGCTCTGGGATCGGGTGCTTCAGGACGTCGATCCCGAGCACAGCCAGGCGAAGCTGAACCGGGCTCAGGCGATCGATCTGATGAAACGGCTCGAAACCCTCTCCGAGACCGAATGACGGGGCGCCGCTAGAGCACGATGACATGAGGTCGAGTCGACCTCACGTCTGAATCGTGCTCTAAACTGTTGAAGTGGAGCGGGATTCAGATTTGAAGTCCAGAAGACTTCGAATCATCCCGCTCTAGGGATCGCCCGAGTTCACCCGCCACGTCTACCATCCGGGAAGGCTGCGGCCTCGCGCCACGGGTTGGCGTGAGCGCGACGTGCCCCCACTGGGCTCACTCGCTAACCGCTTGCAGCTTCTTCTTGATTCTGCGGGCCCGCTCCAGGAAGAGCTGGGCTCTCTCGTGATCGGGCTCATAGGTCAAGGCCTCTTCCCAATAGGCGATGGCCTGATCGAGGTCCACGCTGAAGACGCGCTGGCCCTTCTTGAAGCGGTCCTGCGCCAGCGAGCGCCTCGTCTGCAGGAGCAGGGAGTCGACCGCGGCGTTGTCGCTGAGACCGGAGAGCAAGGCGTAGTCGCTCGAAGACTGCAGGTGCGGCAGCGCCTCCCGAAGCTTCCCACGATCGTAGAGGTCGATGCCGACCCGGCCATGAGACACCGCCAGCAGCTCGAAAGCCTGGCGGTCGCTTGGGTAGGCCTTGAGATGTGATTCCAAGGTCTTGATCGAATCCCGGTAGGCCGCCTTTTCGATCAGGGCCTCGGACCGCGACAAGGACGCCGCCTGCTTCTCGTCCTTTTCCTCCGGAGGCGGCGCCAGCGGTTGCGCGATCGCGGTCAGGGCCTCGGCCTTCGGCGCCGCCTTGCCGCTGCCATCGCCACCGGGCGCGGCGACGGGTTTGGGGGCGTCCTCGGCCACCTTCCGGGCTGCCCGATCCGCACGCGGAGACGTTCGCGGCAGCGGGGGCTCTGACGCCGCCGTGTCCGGCGCGGGCGTCGAGGCCCTGCGGCTGTCGAGCTTGCTGCCCGATCCGAGGAGCCGACGGCGGGTCTGTCGGATCTTCTCGGCTTCCAGGGCCCGCAGCCCCTCCTGTGCTTCGTCGTGCTCGGGGTCGAGGCTCAGGACGACCAGGAAGCGGCGTTGCGCCTCCTTCAACTTGCCCCGTTCCAGCGCCCTGGATCCAAGCCGGAATTCCGCCTCGGCCTTCTTTCGGATCTTCGCCTCGAGCGCGCGGCTCGCGGCGTCGGCATCTCCGGAATCGGCGCCGAAGGATTGGACGATTCGCCACTGCAGCAGCGCTGCGTGGAGGTCGCCCTGCTTTGCGAGGTTCTGCGCCAACTGCTTGCGGTCCTGCAGGGCGCCTTCGTCCAGCCCCTCGGTCCCGGACCTCGATGCCAGGCCGCAGGCCCCGAGCAGCAGCAGGGCACCGAGGAGGGCCACGCCGTGCAGAGGCGCCTTGGTGGTCATCTAAGAGCGACTCGCTTGAAGACCTCCAAACGCTTCGCGAAGGTCTTCACGTTGTTGCTGCAGTAGATCTGTGTGCGCCGAAGCATGAAGGGGTTGGCGAAAGACGGATTGCCGCCGCGGGTCACGGTGACTCCCATCTTGAAGCCTTCCGACTTGACCAAGTCGACAACCAAGTCGTTCTCCGCACCATAGGGATAGGAGAAGGTGTGCATCGGAAGGCCGAGACGGCGGAGGACCTTCGTCGAGTAGCGGATCTCCCTCAGGACCCGCTTCTCGTAGGCGGACTGGCCTTCCCCCTCCAGCTTTTTCGTCAGGTCGGCATGGGTCTTCGAGTGGGGCTGGATGTCGATCAGGCCGGAAGCCACCATCTTCCTCATATGATCCCAGGTCAGCCCGGCCGGCGCGCCGATGAAGTCGGCGTAGATGAAGACGGTGGCCTTGAAACCGAACTCGCGCAGCACCGGATAGGCGATCT
Coding sequences:
- the tssJ gene encoding type VI secretion system lipoprotein TssJ, with the protein product MWGGATRWIGRSSCAALAAALALALAGCGSSPTRIEVTLIGAEDLNPDPDGRPKPLVVRMYELKSDTAFKGASFDDLIEGDVARLGTDLQDKEEVLLTPGQVLEFERELKPETRVVGFTGNYRLYERGGLWRAAVAVPEGETTELKVDFKRSEIVVEAYD
- a CDS encoding LysM peptidoglycan-binding domain-containing protein, translated to MAQPALEPAPAVPLFTPEPGLTPRERMKKALGLLQVGASEHARVELNAYLAEVPDSRRAQDLLSQIDADPVEVLGSEHFLYSIRRGDSISSISKKMLGDPLKFHILARYNDLANPSEITVGQVIKVPGKRQVDRPTAQPKTVPLAARKPSQPATAAAVTPQAPEPERATPSPSSDQAGTEAAAAEAASKAAAAEAARKAAAEEAAARAAAAEAAKKAAAEEEAKKAAAAEAAKKAAEAEAAERAAAAEAEKQAAAAEAAAEEAAEAAATEIREQTIKLAILKADSYADSEDFSGAINHLEEGLLEYPDSAELKEKAVVAYVSFADQLDQQGQLNEAESALRRATELAPGDAGASNRLARLERRRQVDSLMAEAARFRNQNLPIEAFQAYGRIVELEPENEAAQQELASLKPIVAEAYHRQALIAFRQEDLAKAVELWDRVLQDVDPEHSQAKLNRAQAIDLMKRLETLSETE
- the tagH gene encoding type VI secretion system-associated FHA domain protein TagH; this translates as MQEVTSYAIVCWSRAWTSCRAVEDSDLLIVEVKTKGGAAAVRGERVTLEEGALDVGRSSDNDVVLPDPTGAISRHHCRIEQQGDRYRLTDTSTNGVFLNAATDKVGRGNSVILTDGDEVSVGHYRLSIQVVGGSEARTTAGPTGGLTDIPDSDDDPFAVLSEEGALEAEDWLIDEPAAESGDDLTQAAKDFSDINQIGCEQDSLDPFQAVPDEQIPEDWDENLAPSAPAAPKLADLEPLAGTAGADPFADAPVTPLAAAAPATSAPPQGDAGPTSPARPGGPAAGPEGVRPSRAVTPPPQPDDLAALQAFLAGAGLSQADLGDADVAETMERLGKIYRDVVAGLRKLLEARRVIKGELRMSQTIIQQSGNNPLKWSLNDEKAMIELLEKEQPGCLTAQQAIDEAFEDLKAHQIAMVVGMERAIATLLKRFDPEALEERIDATSPIGKLMPGAKSRYWEQFTQLYAEIAREAEEDFDNLFGREFGKAYEEQVRQMTGKSGRAAPPRIGSSERRKA